The following are from one region of the Staphylococcus argenteus genome:
- the sarR gene encoding HTH-type transcriptional regulator SarR — MSKINDINDLVNATFQVKKFFRDTKKKYNLNYEEIYILNHILKSESNEISSKEIAKCSEFKPYYLTKALQKLKDLKLLSKKRSLHDERTVIVFVTDTQKANIQKLISELEEYIKN, encoded by the coding sequence ATGAGTAAAATTAATGACATTAATGATTTAGTCAACGCAACATTTCAAGTTAAGAAGTTTTTCAGAGATACAAAGAAAAAATACAATTTGAACTATGAAGAGATTTATATTTTAAATCATATTTTAAAAAGTGAGTCTAACGAAATTTCTTCTAAAGAGATTGCTAAATGTTCAGAGTTCAAGCCTTACTATTTAACTAAAGCTTTGCAAAAGCTTAAAGATTTAAAATTATTATCTAAGAAAAGAAGTTTACACGACGAAAGAACAGTAATCGTTTTTGTTACAGATACACAAAAAGCAAATATTCAAAAATTGATTTCAGAATTAGAAGAATACATTAAAAATTAA
- a CDS encoding NAD/NADP-dependent octopine/nopaline dehydrogenase family protein, with the protein MKIAIVGSGNGAVTAAVDMVDKGHEVKLYCRNQSINKFQNAIDKGGFDFHNEGEERFVEFTDISDDMEYVLKDAEIVQVIIPSSYIEYYADVMAEHVTNNQLIFFNMAAAMGSIRFMNVLEDRHIDTKPQLAEANTLTYGTRVDFENATVDLSLNVRRIFFSTYDRSCLNDCYDKVSSIYDYLVKEESLIKTNLENGNPEVHPGPTLLNVGRIDYAGEFALYKEGITKHTVRLLHAIELERLNLGRRLGFELSTAKESRIERGYLERDKEDEPLNRLFNTSPVFSQIPGPNHVESRYLTEDIAYGLVLWSSLGKVIDVPTPNIDAVIVIASTILERDFFEEGLTVETIGLDKLDLDKYLK; encoded by the coding sequence ATGAAAATAGCAATTGTAGGATCAGGAAATGGCGCGGTTACGGCAGCAGTTGACATGGTAGACAAAGGTCATGAAGTTAAATTATATTGTCGTAATCAATCAATAAATAAATTTCAAAACGCAATCGACAAAGGTGGATTTGATTTTCATAATGAAGGCGAAGAACGTTTCGTAGAATTCACTGATATTAGTGATGATATGGAATATGTACTAAAAGATGCTGAGATTGTTCAGGTTATTATCCCGTCTTCATACATAGAATATTATGCTGATGTAATGGCAGAGCATGTGACGAATAATCAGTTGATATTCTTCAACATGGCTGCAGCAATGGGATCAATTCGTTTTATGAACGTTTTGGAAGACAGACACATTGATACTAAACCTCAATTGGCTGAAGCTAATACATTAACGTATGGCACACGTGTGGACTTTGAGAATGCAACAGTTGATTTATCATTAAACGTACGTCGTATCTTCTTTTCAACGTATGACAGAAGTTGCCTAAATGATTGTTATGATAAAGTTTCAAGTATTTATGACTATTTAGTTAAAGAAGAAAGTTTAATTAAGACAAATCTTGAAAATGGTAATCCAGAAGTACATCCAGGACCAACTTTATTAAATGTGGGCCGTATTGATTATGCGGGTGAGTTTGCATTATATAAAGAAGGTATAACAAAACACACGGTAAGATTATTACATGCAATTGAGTTAGAAAGATTGAATTTAGGGCGTAGATTAGGATTTGAATTATCTACTGCGAAAGAATCACGTATAGAGCGTGGTTATTTAGAACGTGATAAAGAAGATGAACCATTGAACCGATTATTCAATACAAGCCCAGTATTTTCACAAATTCCTGGACCAAATCATGTAGAAAGCAGATATTTAACTGAGGATATTGCATATGGTTTAGTATTATGGTCAAGTTTAGGTAAGGTTATTGATGTGCCGACACCAAATATTGATGCTGTCATTGTTATTGCATCAACAATTCTAGAACGAGATTTCTTTGAAGAAGGATTAACTGTTGAAACAATTGGTTTGGATAAACTAGATTTAGATAAATATTTAAAATAA
- the nhaC gene encoding Na+/H+ antiporter NhaC, with the protein MMTRQPTFLESISTIVVMVIVVVTGFVFFDIPIQVLLIIASAYAAWIAKRVGLTWQDLEKGIAERLNTAMPAIFIILAVGIIVGSWMFSGTVPALIYYGLDLLNPSYFLISAFFISAITSVATGTAWGSASTAGIALISIGNQLGITPGMAAGSIIAGAVFGDKMSPLSDTTNLAALVTKVNIFKHIHSMMWTTIPASVIGIIVWFIVGFQFNGHSNDKQIKSLLTELAQIYQINIWVWLPLIVIIICLVLKISTVPAMLISSLSAIIVGTFNHHFKMVDGFKATFSGFNESMIHQSHVSSSVKSLLEQGGMMSMTQILVTIFCGYAFAGIVEKAGCLDVLLDTVSKSIHSVGSLVCMTVICCLGLVFAAGVASIVIIMVGVLMKELFEKYHVSRTILSRTLEDSSTMVLPLIPWGTSGIYYASQLHVSVGQFFIWSIPCYLCAIIAIIYGFTGIGIKKSSNTRLT; encoded by the coding sequence ATGATGACAAGACAACCAACCTTTTTAGAATCAATTTCAACAATAGTAGTTATGGTTATTGTAGTAGTAACTGGATTTGTGTTTTTTGACATTCCAATTCAAGTGTTATTAATCATTGCTTCAGCTTATGCCGCATGGATTGCTAAACGTGTAGGATTGACATGGCAAGATTTGGAAAAAGGCATTGCAGAACGACTGAATACTGCAATGCCTGCCATTTTCATTATTTTAGCAGTCGGTATCATTGTAGGGAGTTGGATGTTTTCTGGAACAGTTCCTGCTTTAATTTATTATGGCTTAGATTTATTGAATCCAAGCTATTTTTTAATATCTGCATTTTTTATAAGTGCTATTACATCTGTAGCTACTGGTACAGCTTGGGGATCAGCATCTACTGCTGGAATAGCATTAATCTCAATAGGAAATCAACTAGGTATAACACCTGGAATGGCAGCAGGATCAATTATTGCTGGTGCGGTATTTGGTGATAAAATGTCACCATTATCTGACACGACCAATTTAGCAGCACTTGTTACAAAAGTTAATATCTTTAAACATATACATTCAATGATGTGGACGACAATTCCAGCATCCGTAATAGGAATAATTGTATGGTTTATTGTTGGTTTTCAATTTAATGGTCATTCAAATGATAAGCAAATTAAATCTTTGCTAACAGAACTCGCGCAAATATATCAAATAAATATTTGGGTATGGTTACCATTAATTGTAATAATTATTTGTTTAGTATTAAAAATTTCAACAGTGCCTGCTATGTTGATTTCAAGTTTGTCTGCAATTATAGTGGGCACATTTAATCATCATTTTAAAATGGTAGATGGATTCAAAGCGACATTTAGCGGATTTAATGAATCAATGATACATCAATCACACGTTTCATCAAGCGTGAAAAGCCTGTTAGAACAGGGCGGAATGATGAGTATGACGCAAATATTAGTAACGATATTTTGTGGATATGCATTTGCAGGTATTGTTGAAAAAGCGGGGTGTCTTGATGTTTTATTAGACACAGTTTCTAAAAGTATTCATTCTGTGGGCAGTCTAGTTTGTATGACGGTTATCTGTTGTTTAGGACTTGTATTTGCTGCAGGTGTTGCATCAATTGTAATTATTATGGTTGGTGTTTTAATGAAAGAATTATTTGAGAAATATCATGTGTCTCGAACGATTCTATCAAGAACACTTGAAGACTCAAGTACGATGGTATTACCACTTATTCCATGGGGAACTTCAGGAATATACTATGCAAGTCAACTACATGTCTCGGTTGGACAATTTTTCATTTGGTCGATTCCTTGTTATTTATGTGCAATCATCGCAATCATTTATGGTTTTACTGGTATTGGAATTAAAAAGTCATCGAATACACGTTTAACTTAA
- a CDS encoding urease accessory protein UreF → MIDHKHLRLFQFCDSQFPTGAFSHSFGLETYIQRNVIHDDQTFIAWLKMFLTEQLTYSDGLAMRLVYDALENNDAQKVLKIDKLLFVQNLPKETRVGAKQMGTRMVKLALELYDSEWITWYHQQMKEKHAKLNPAICFTMLGHHLGVDIETIIDYYLYQNVSSLTQNAVRAIPLGQTAGQQVVTHMIPYIEATRKHIFELKESDFGMTAPGLELNQMAHENVNVRIFIS, encoded by the coding sequence ATGATTGATCATAAGCATTTAAGATTATTTCAGTTCTGTGATTCCCAGTTTCCAACAGGTGCATTTAGTCATTCATTTGGTCTTGAAACATATATTCAAAGAAATGTGATTCATGATGATCAAACTTTTATTGCATGGCTAAAAATGTTTTTAACAGAACAACTCACCTATTCTGATGGTTTAGCAATGCGATTAGTTTATGATGCGTTAGAAAATAATGACGCGCAAAAAGTATTAAAAATAGACAAACTATTATTTGTTCAAAATTTACCTAAAGAAACGCGTGTTGGTGCAAAACAGATGGGTACGCGTATGGTTAAACTAGCATTAGAACTATATGATAGCGAATGGATAACTTGGTATCACCAACAAATGAAAGAGAAACATGCAAAGTTAAACCCAGCAATATGTTTTACAATGTTAGGACACCACTTAGGTGTAGATATTGAAACAATTATTGATTATTACTTATATCAAAATGTTTCAAGTTTAACTCAAAATGCTGTTCGTGCCATCCCACTTGGACAAACTGCTGGCCAGCAAGTGGTTACTCATATGATTCCTTATATTGAAGCTACGAGAAAACATATTTTCGAATTAAAAGAGTCTGATTTCGGCATGACAGCGCCTGGTTTAGAACTAAATCAAATGGCGCATGAAAACGTCAATGTTAGAATTTTCATATCATAG
- a CDS encoding CHAP domain-containing protein has protein sequence MKKLVTATTLTAGIGTALVGHAHHADAAENYTNYNNYNYNYNTTQTTTTTTTTTTTSSISHAGNLYTAGQCTWYVYDKVGGEIGSTWGNANNWASAAQSAGFTVNHTPSKGAILQSSEGPFGHVAYVESVNSDGSVTISEMNYSGGPFSVSSRTISASEAGNYNYIHI, from the coding sequence ATGAAAAAATTAGTAACAGCAACTACATTAACAGCAGGTATCGGTACAGCATTAGTAGGTCACGCACATCATGCAGATGCTGCTGAAAATTATACAAATTATAATAACTACAACTATAATTACAACACGACTCAAACAACAACTACTACAACAACTACAACTACAACTTCATCAATTTCACATGCAGGTAACTTATATACAGCTGGTCAATGTACTTGGTATGTATATGATAAAGTAGGCGGTGAAATCGGTTCTACTTGGGGCAATGCTAACAACTGGGCTTCAGCTGCTCAAAGTGCTGGATTCACAGTAAACCATACACCTTCTAAAGGGGCTATTCTACAATCATCTGAAGGACCATTTGGTCATGTTGCATATGTTGAAAGTGTTAACAGTGATGGTTCAGTAACAATTTCAGAAATGAACTATAGTGGTGGTCCATTCTCAGTAAGTTCAAGAACTATTTCAGCTAGTGAAGCTGGTAACTACAACTACATTCATATTTAA
- a CDS encoding urease accessory protein UreD translates to MDEQQWTGQLDITVFFDGNRSVSRDIFFEKALKVIRPVYLNQSPIPTFYIVNVGGGYLDGDRYRMNINVEDNAKVTLTSQGATKIYKTPTDHVEQYQTFTLKDDAYLEYVADPIIAYENAKFYQHNTFNLNSSSSLFYTDILTPGYSKNGEPFKYRYMHLINEIYVDHELVTYDNLLLDPNKQSINDLGYMEHYSHYGSAYFIHSEVNQKLIDKVYETIQPLASTFECRIAVSQLPTHGFAVRILAHRTQVIEKLLGAIQGYIAENIYDRKLDFLRKY, encoded by the coding sequence ATGGACGAACAACAGTGGACTGGACAGCTTGATATAACAGTGTTTTTTGATGGTAATAGATCCGTATCACGAGATATCTTCTTCGAAAAAGCACTTAAAGTGATACGTCCAGTCTATCTAAATCAATCACCTATTCCTACATTTTATATCGTTAACGTAGGTGGTGGTTATTTAGATGGAGATCGCTACCGTATGAATATTAATGTCGAAGATAATGCAAAAGTGACATTAACGTCGCAAGGTGCTACAAAAATATATAAAACGCCTACCGATCATGTTGAACAGTATCAAACATTTACATTGAAAGATGACGCATATTTAGAGTATGTAGCTGATCCAATTATCGCATATGAAAATGCTAAATTTTACCAACACAATACTTTCAACCTTAATAGTTCAAGTTCATTATTTTATACCGATATTTTAACACCAGGTTATTCAAAAAATGGTGAGCCTTTTAAATACCGCTATATGCACTTAATTAATGAAATATATGTTGATCATGAACTTGTCACATATGACAATCTTTTACTAGATCCAAACAAACAATCAATTAATGATTTAGGTTATATGGAACACTATTCTCATTATGGCTCAGCATATTTTATTCATAGTGAAGTGAACCAAAAGTTAATTGACAAAGTGTATGAAACTATTCAACCTTTAGCTTCTACATTCGAATGTCGTATCGCAGTATCTCAATTACCTACACACGGTTTTGCAGTTAGAATTTTAGCTCACCGTACCCAAGTCATTGAGAAATTACTAGGTGCAATTCAAGGCTATATAGCAGAAAATATTTACGATCGCAAACTTGATTTTCTAAGAAAATATTAA
- a CDS encoding helix-turn-helix transcriptional regulator, with protein sequence MTDNFSLHILKNMKVGNAKEANLKIVYWLQGTGVITINLQRYEVRANDVTIIMLNDLYQIESHEESVCCVVEISAKTYLRFMSTNCRVRGQLLSNDIGGTFRILLKYLIHNQVEQQVNITNDKLISYICVELMSLNTNDDRRHIVAEEVHEYLTHNHHKKINRKDVINHVNITSKALSEMFKVTPYSNFVQYLNHIRLEHCLIDILTSMKPIEEIASNHGFNHYSRFIHLFKETYGDTPKLIRKTYRPTSHSINHSQIVDIDESIIKLIDESINDMTKVKEIQVPWEPIDNPKNYKPKNIYIKGNSFYWIDYYMIEQMILRLRVNPENLYIILTIDVSKDELSTEQIKLLLQKFINYSVNVVFKIKHEYDELLTSSERARLEILVATIFNMTFERNRSKIAFIIYDLKVRAIQKVKKLISNYIQEFELIYILDQNEVDTQYDVVIDFLIDRFVVTLGQFEQISVSSSKLICDFDFINRNTYSKEIITLSDIRLMSQLMENYSNYNGLCIQMSMVYEVINEISLTKLSMLIFIINILNQLRGVVIYQNDTMIVTKFKHEIQCVICFPAALLNEKSGSTRIICKGLKQFSHAETKQIVLSIDKDKHTSENGVFVNDIMQQHKFWKANFIEKNIYDHSLMVSSNSIVHLKYHLEI encoded by the coding sequence ATGACAGATAATTTTTCACTACATATTTTAAAGAATATGAAAGTGGGTAATGCAAAAGAAGCAAATTTAAAGATTGTATATTGGTTACAAGGCACAGGTGTAATTACTATTAATTTACAACGCTATGAAGTTAGAGCAAATGATGTCACCATTATAATGTTGAATGATTTATATCAGATTGAAAGTCATGAAGAAAGTGTTTGTTGCGTTGTTGAAATTAGTGCAAAGACATATTTAAGATTTATGAGTACGAATTGCAGAGTTAGAGGACAATTATTATCAAATGATATAGGAGGGACCTTTAGAATTTTGCTAAAGTACTTAATTCATAATCAAGTAGAACAGCAAGTAAACATAACGAATGATAAGCTTATTAGTTATATATGTGTGGAATTAATGTCTCTCAATACAAATGATGACAGACGTCATATAGTGGCTGAGGAAGTCCATGAGTATTTAACACACAATCATCATAAAAAGATTAATAGAAAAGATGTTATAAATCATGTAAATATTACAAGTAAAGCTTTAAGTGAAATGTTTAAAGTGACACCTTACAGTAATTTTGTTCAATATTTAAATCATATTAGACTAGAGCATTGTCTAATAGATATTTTAACTTCAATGAAACCGATAGAAGAAATAGCCAGTAATCATGGTTTTAATCACTACTCTCGTTTTATACACCTCTTTAAAGAAACATATGGTGACACTCCAAAATTAATTAGGAAAACATATAGACCAACATCTCATTCAATTAACCACTCCCAAATAGTTGATATTGATGAAAGCATAATCAAATTAATTGATGAATCTATAAATGATATGACTAAAGTAAAAGAGATACAGGTGCCTTGGGAACCAATCGATAATCCTAAAAATTATAAACCTAAAAACATCTATATTAAAGGAAATAGTTTTTACTGGATTGATTATTATATGATTGAACAAATGATTCTAAGGTTAAGGGTTAATCCTGAAAATTTGTATATCATCTTAACTATTGATGTTTCAAAAGATGAATTATCAACTGAACAAATCAAATTATTATTGCAAAAATTTATAAATTATAGTGTCAATGTCGTTTTTAAAATTAAACACGAATATGATGAGTTATTAACGAGTTCAGAAAGAGCTAGATTAGAAATACTTGTAGCAACTATTTTTAATATGACATTTGAAAGAAATAGATCAAAAATTGCATTTATAATTTATGATTTGAAAGTGAGAGCTATACAAAAGGTTAAAAAGTTAATTAGCAATTATATTCAAGAATTTGAGTTGATTTATATTCTTGATCAAAATGAAGTTGATACACAATATGATGTCGTAATTGATTTCTTAATAGATAGATTTGTTGTGACTCTAGGCCAATTCGAGCAAATATCGGTATCTAGTTCCAAGCTGATTTGTGATTTTGATTTTATTAATAGAAACACATATTCAAAAGAGATTATAACTTTATCGGATATAAGGTTGATGTCTCAACTTATGGAAAACTATTCAAATTACAATGGTCTTTGTATACAAATGTCTATGGTTTATGAAGTAATCAATGAGATTAGTTTGACAAAGTTATCCATGCTAATATTTATCATTAATATACTAAATCAATTACGAGGGGTGGTTATTTATCAAAATGACACGATGATTGTAACGAAATTTAAACATGAAATTCAGTGTGTCATTTGTTTCCCTGCCGCATTGTTAAATGAGAAATCAGGCTCCACACGTATAATTTGTAAGGGTCTTAAACAATTTAGCCATGCTGAAACTAAGCAAATTGTTTTGAGTATAGATAAAGATAAGCATACTTCCGAGAATGGTGTATTTGTGAATGATATTATGCAACAACACAAGTTTTGGAAAGCTAATTTTATAGAAAAAAATATTTATGATCATTCATTAATGGTCTCAAGCAATAGTATTGTTCATTTGAAATATCATCTTGAGATATAG
- a CDS encoding PH domain-containing protein, which yields MILDNVNPNDLFPTEKKGPSVLGIIEYQVHGNNEFEGAFIATNERLIMNVDMNGQFYYRSISYNEVEAIDYDGQAITFKFNIGKVPMYDIKSDNVESFVEYVKQHMIV from the coding sequence ATGATTTTAGATAATGTGAATCCAAATGATTTATTTCCGACAGAGAAAAAGGGACCTTCAGTGCTAGGAATAATTGAATATCAAGTTCATGGAAATAATGAATTTGAAGGTGCATTTATTGCTACGAATGAACGTTTAATTATGAATGTAGATATGAACGGGCAATTTTATTATAGAAGCATTAGCTATAATGAAGTAGAAGCAATAGATTATGATGGACAGGCAATAACTTTTAAATTTAATATTGGTAAAGTACCTATGTATGATATTAAAAGTGACAATGTTGAATCATTTGTTGAATATGTAAAACAACATATGATAGTATAG
- a CDS encoding transcriptional regulator, SarA/Rot family, which translates to MSKFKVKRLTAHILMLKVINDMLKYSFHLTLTQVKLLNLLVKSDDLKAKVPSIDCLLKLNEIESKIALFQMLSYLNNHQWLSKQRDQRDQRKLKIALNKNHMNKIEYMNNEVNDYIERYFAQYTLQTTSDYVNYLLRCKDLLERLKCYLNICQLTLEELYVLGILYLHQGQLTVKELQVEFHHPIFSISPILKNLIIKQLVQKERCELDERRVIIIIKREQFSKVTKLIHACYNYLEKGIQDKEK; encoded by the coding sequence ATGTCTAAATTCAAAGTTAAACGTTTAACTGCACATATACTAATGTTAAAAGTCATTAATGACATGCTGAAGTATTCATTTCATCTTACATTAACTCAAGTGAAATTGCTTAATCTGTTAGTCAAATCTGATGACCTTAAAGCAAAAGTACCGTCAATTGATTGCTTGTTAAAATTGAATGAAATTGAATCTAAAATAGCTTTATTTCAAATGTTAAGTTATTTAAATAACCATCAATGGCTATCTAAACAAAGAGATCAACGAGATCAGCGTAAACTGAAAATTGCTTTAAATAAAAACCATATGAACAAAATAGAATATATGAATAATGAAGTAAATGATTATATTGAACGCTATTTTGCGCAATACACACTTCAAACTACTAGTGATTATGTTAACTATTTATTAAGATGCAAGGATTTGTTAGAGAGGTTAAAGTGTTATCTGAATATATGCCAGTTAACATTAGAAGAATTGTATGTCTTGGGGATATTATACTTACATCAAGGTCAATTAACAGTTAAAGAATTACAAGTAGAATTTCATCATCCCATTTTTAGCATCAGTCCAATTTTAAAAAATTTAATTATAAAACAATTGGTTCAAAAAGAACGTTGTGAATTAGATGAAAGGCGAGTCATAATAATAATTAAACGAGAACAGTTTTCTAAAGTCACTAAGCTTATTCATGCATGTTATAATTATCTCGAAAAGGGAATACAAGACAAGGAAAAATAG
- a CDS encoding CHAP domain-containing protein: MKKIATATIATAGFATIAIASGNQAHASEQDNYGYNPNDPTSYSYTYTIDAQGNYHYTWKGNWHPSQLNQDNGYYSYYYNNGYNNYSYNNYNSYSNNNYNRYNNYSNSYQSYNYNNYNSYNTNSYRTGGLGASYSTSSNNVQVTTTMAPSSNGRSISSGYTSGRNLYTTGQCTYYVFDRVGGKIGSTWGNASNWANAAARAGYTVNNTPKAGAIMQTTQGAYGHVAYVESVNSNGSVRVSEMNYGYGPGVVTSRTISASQASSYNFIH, from the coding sequence ATGAAGAAAATCGCTACAGCTACTATCGCAACTGCAGGATTCGCTACAATCGCAATTGCATCAGGAAATCAAGCTCACGCTTCTGAGCAAGATAACTATGGTTATAATCCAAATGATCCAACATCATACAGCTATACTTATACTATTGATGCACAAGGTAACTACCATTACACATGGAAAGGTAACTGGCATCCAAGTCAATTAAATCAAGATAATGGCTACTACAGCTATTACTACAACAATGGTTACAATAACTATAGCTACAATAATTACAATAGTTATAGCAACAATAACTACAATCGTTACAATAACTATTCAAACAGCTATCAATCATATAACTATAATAACTACAATAGTTACAATACAAACAGCTACCGTACTGGTGGTTTAGGTGCTAGCTACAGCACTTCAAGTAACAACGTTCAAGTAACTACTACAATGGCTCCATCATCAAATGGTCGTTCAATCTCAAGTGGTTATACTTCAGGACGTAACTTATACACTACTGGTCAATGTACATACTACGTATTTGATCGTGTAGGCGGTAAAATCGGTTCTACTTGGGGCAATGCAAGTAACTGGGCTAATGCAGCTGCAAGAGCTGGTTACACAGTAAACAACACACCAAAAGCTGGTGCAATCATGCAAACAACTCAAGGTGCATACGGTCACGTTGCATACGTTGAAAGTGTAAACAGCAATGGTTCAGTAAGAGTTTCAGAAATGAACTATGGCTATGGCCCAGGTGTTGTAACTTCACGTACAATCTCAGCTAGCCAAGCTTCATCATACAACTTCATTCACTAA
- the ureG gene encoding urease accessory protein UreG: protein MANPIKIGIGGPVGAGKTQLIEKVVRRLSKEMSIGVITNDIYTKEDEKILVNTGVLPEDRIIGVETGGCPHTAIREDASMNFAAIDELLERHDDIELIFIESGGDNLAATFSPELVDFSIYIIDVAQGEKIPRKGGQGMIKSDFFVINKTDLAPYVGASLEQMAKDTKVFRGNRPFAFTNLKTDEGLDAVIEWIERDTLLKGLS from the coding sequence GTGGCAAATCCGATTAAAATTGGCATTGGTGGACCTGTTGGCGCAGGTAAAACACAATTAATTGAAAAAGTAGTAAGACGTCTTTCAAAAGAAATGAGTATCGGTGTTATTACAAATGATATTTATACTAAAGAAGACGAAAAAATATTAGTTAACACTGGTGTTTTGCCAGAGGATCGTATTATTGGTGTTGAAACAGGTGGTTGTCCTCATACAGCTATTCGTGAAGATGCTTCTATGAACTTCGCAGCAATTGATGAACTATTGGAACGTCATGATGACATTGAATTAATATTCATAGAATCTGGCGGTGATAACTTAGCAGCAACATTCAGTCCTGAGCTTGTTGATTTTTCAATTTATATTATAGACGTAGCTCAAGGTGAAAAGATTCCACGTAAAGGTGGACAAGGTATGATTAAATCTGATTTCTTCGTCATTAATAAAACTGATTTAGCACCTTATGTTGGTGCATCACTTGAACAAATGGCTAAAGATACTAAAGTGTTCCGTGGTAATCGCCCATTTGCCTTCACTAACTTAAAAACTGATGAAGGCTTGGATGCGGTTATTGAATGGATTGAACGCGACACACTGCTTAAAGGTTTATCATAA
- a CDS encoding DUF4870 domain-containing protein: MTTEMNDATTHQPNRKSNDENIMAMLIYLLSLFTTIIGPLIIWLLKKDESKLVNRAGKNYLNFMISYIIWSIVLVVITLIGVFLIATDINFITIIGFIIMFIGILSIFAYSILSFVFTIIACVKSYNGEEYIIPLTIRFI; the protein is encoded by the coding sequence ATGACAACAGAAATGAACGATGCAACAACTCATCAACCAAACCGCAAATCGAATGATGAGAATATTATGGCGATGCTTATCTATTTATTAAGTTTATTCACAACTATAATTGGACCACTAATTATATGGTTATTAAAAAAAGATGAATCGAAGTTAGTTAATCGTGCTGGAAAAAATTATCTTAACTTTATGATTTCATATATTATTTGGTCTATCGTTTTAGTCGTTATCACTTTAATAGGTGTTTTCCTAATTGCTACCGATATAAATTTCATTACAATTATAGGTTTCATCATTATGTTTATTGGTATTTTATCAATATTCGCATACTCAATATTATCTTTTGTTTTCACAATAATTGCATGCGTAAAATCTTATAATGGTGAAGAATATATCATACCTTTAACTATTCGTTTTATTTAA